In Micromonospora sp. LH3U1, one genomic interval encodes:
- a CDS encoding response regulator transcription factor produces MIRVLIADDQDLVRLGLRALVESEDDLALAGEAADGLLAVELARRERPDVVLMDIRMPGIDGIEATRRIVADPDLTGTRVVVLTTFELDEYVFDALRHGASGFLTKDTRPAELLRAIRLVAEGEALLSPSVTRRVVREFATRPSRVLRPHPRLDALTDRERQVVGLVGEGLNNEEIAARLVVSPATARTHVSRAMGKLGARDRAQLVVFAYQSGLVSG; encoded by the coding sequence GTGATCCGGGTGCTGATCGCCGACGACCAGGACCTGGTCCGGCTCGGTCTGCGCGCGCTGGTGGAGAGCGAGGACGACCTGGCGCTGGCCGGCGAGGCGGCCGACGGGCTGCTGGCGGTCGAGCTGGCGCGTCGGGAACGCCCGGACGTGGTGCTGATGGACATCCGGATGCCCGGCATCGACGGCATCGAGGCGACCCGACGGATCGTCGCGGACCCGGACCTGACCGGTACGCGAGTGGTGGTGCTCACCACCTTCGAGCTGGACGAGTACGTCTTCGACGCGCTGCGGCACGGCGCGAGCGGGTTCCTCACCAAGGACACCCGGCCGGCCGAGCTGCTGCGCGCGATCCGGCTGGTCGCCGAGGGGGAGGCGCTGCTGTCGCCGTCGGTGACCCGCCGGGTGGTGCGGGAGTTCGCCACCCGGCCGTCCCGGGTGCTTCGTCCGCACCCCCGTCTGGACGCGCTGACCGACCGGGAGCGCCAGGTCGTCGGCCTGGTCGGCGAGGGCCTGAACAACGAGGAGATCGCCGCACGGTTGGTGGTCAGCCCGGCGACCGCGCGGACCCATGTCAGCCGGGCGATGGGCAAGCTGGGAGCCCGGGACCGGGCCCAGCTCGTCGTCTTCGCGTACCAGTCGGGGTTGGTATCGGGTTGA
- the ffh gene encoding signal recognition particle protein — MFDTLSDRLSGIFTKLRGKGRLTDADIDATAREIRLALLEADVALPVVKGFIAAVKERARSSEVSQALNPAQQIIKIVNEELINVLGGEGRRLQFAKQPPTVIMLAGLQGSGKTTLAGKLARWLKSQGHQPLLVAADLQRPNAVGQLQVLGGRAGVEVYAPEPGNGTGDPVQVARASIEHAKRAARDIVIVDTAGRLGIDAEMMQQAADIRDAVQPDEVIFVIDAMVGQDAVRTAEAFRDGVGITGVVLSKLDGDARGGAALSVREVTGQPILFASTGEKLEDFDVFHPDRMASRILGMGDVLTLIEQAEQAFDSDQKEKMTAKLMGGEQFTLEDFLDQLIAVRRMGPIANVLAMMPGMGQMKDQIADLDDTHFDRVTAIIRSMTPGERTNPKIINGSRRARIANGSGVTVMDVNQLLNRFADAQKMMKQMGGMMGLPGGGRRKATKSPKNKRKGTKGGGRPRTGAGAGAGLPGGFPGGMPQLPPGMDPNDLAGGQGLPPGFKLPKIDFNKLGKGGDNRPR, encoded by the coding sequence GTGTTTGACACCTTGAGTGACCGCCTGTCCGGGATCTTCACCAAGCTCCGCGGCAAGGGGCGGCTCACCGACGCCGACATCGACGCCACCGCGCGCGAGATCCGCCTCGCGCTGCTGGAGGCGGACGTCGCGCTGCCGGTGGTCAAGGGCTTCATCGCGGCCGTCAAGGAGCGGGCGCGCAGCTCCGAGGTCTCGCAGGCGCTGAACCCGGCCCAGCAGATCATCAAGATCGTCAACGAAGAGCTGATCAACGTGCTCGGCGGTGAGGGGCGACGGCTCCAGTTCGCCAAGCAGCCGCCGACGGTGATCATGCTGGCCGGCCTCCAGGGTTCCGGTAAGACGACCCTCGCCGGCAAGCTGGCCCGCTGGCTCAAGAGCCAGGGGCACCAGCCGCTGCTCGTCGCCGCCGACCTCCAGCGCCCCAACGCCGTCGGGCAGCTCCAGGTGCTCGGTGGCCGGGCCGGCGTCGAGGTGTACGCCCCGGAGCCCGGCAACGGCACCGGTGACCCGGTGCAGGTGGCGCGGGCATCGATCGAGCACGCGAAGCGGGCGGCCCGCGACATCGTCATCGTCGACACCGCCGGCCGGCTCGGCATCGACGCCGAGATGATGCAGCAGGCCGCCGACATCCGTGACGCGGTCCAGCCGGACGAGGTCATCTTCGTCATCGACGCGATGGTCGGTCAGGACGCCGTTCGCACCGCCGAGGCGTTCCGCGACGGCGTCGGGATCACCGGCGTGGTGCTCTCCAAGCTCGACGGCGACGCCCGCGGTGGTGCCGCGCTGTCGGTACGCGAGGTGACCGGGCAGCCGATCCTGTTCGCCTCCACCGGAGAAAAGTTGGAGGACTTCGACGTCTTCCACCCCGACCGGATGGCCAGCCGGATCCTCGGCATGGGCGACGTCCTCACTCTGATCGAGCAGGCCGAGCAGGCCTTCGACTCCGATCAGAAGGAGAAGATGACCGCCAAGCTGATGGGCGGTGAGCAGTTCACCCTGGAGGACTTCCTCGACCAGCTCATCGCGGTGCGGCGGATGGGCCCGATCGCCAACGTGCTGGCCATGATGCCCGGCATGGGGCAGATGAAGGACCAGATCGCCGACCTGGATGACACCCACTTCGACCGGGTCACCGCGATCATCCGGTCGATGACCCCGGGTGAGCGGACCAACCCGAAGATCATCAACGGCTCCCGCCGGGCGCGTATCGCCAACGGCTCCGGGGTCACCGTGATGGATGTCAACCAGCTGCTCAACCGCTTCGCCGACGCGCAGAAGATGATGAAGCAGATGGGCGGCATGATGGGCCTGCCCGGTGGCGGCCGGCGTAAGGCGACCAAGAGCCCCAAGAACAAGCGCAAGGGCACCAAGGGTGGCGGTCGGCCGCGTACCGGGGCCGGAGCCGGAGCCGGCCTGCCGGGCGGCTTCCCGGGCGGAATGCCGCAGCTCCCGCCGGGAATGGACCCGAACGACCTCGCTGGTGGACAGGGCCTGCCGCCCGGCTTCAAGCTTCCGAAGATCGACTTCAACAAGCTTGGCAAGGGCGGCGACAACCGTCCCCGCTGA
- a CDS encoding DUF402 domain-containing protein has translation MGFGVGRLILHRNVRHGRIGWVRPGRVVSDDDRGLLIWIARDSPVAHEVTEAGLGMRAMPFAQWISSTYRLAGGRWDGPPLLKFLPTGAAHSVWWFRDARGRFANWYVNLEEPGVRWDDGPVAGIDVVDQDLDVVVRPDLSWDWKDEDEFVERLAFGDDYWVTDEKAVRAEGERVIALAEAGEFPFDGTWCDFAPPPDWDVPDELPPGWDRPPVR, from the coding sequence GTGGGGTTTGGGGTTGGTCGGCTGATTTTGCACCGGAACGTGCGGCACGGTCGGATCGGGTGGGTACGGCCGGGCCGCGTGGTCAGCGACGACGACCGGGGCCTGCTGATCTGGATCGCCCGGGACTCGCCGGTGGCCCACGAGGTCACCGAGGCGGGGCTGGGGATGCGGGCGATGCCGTTCGCCCAGTGGATCTCGTCGACGTACCGGTTGGCGGGCGGGCGCTGGGACGGCCCGCCGCTGCTGAAGTTCCTGCCCACCGGGGCGGCGCACTCCGTCTGGTGGTTCCGGGACGCGCGGGGCCGGTTCGCCAACTGGTACGTCAACCTGGAAGAGCCTGGTGTCCGCTGGGACGACGGCCCGGTGGCCGGCATCGACGTGGTTGACCAGGACCTGGACGTGGTGGTGCGCCCGGATCTCAGCTGGGACTGGAAGGACGAGGACGAGTTCGTCGAGCGGCTCGCCTTCGGTGACGACTACTGGGTGACGGACGAGAAGGCGGTTCGCGCCGAGGGGGAGCGGGTGATCGCGCTCGCGGAGGCCGGCGAGTTCCCGTTCGACGGCACCTGGTGCGACTTCGCACCCCCGCCAGACTGGGACGTACCGGATGAACTTCCACCGGGATGGGACCGTCCGCCGGTGCGTTGA
- a CDS encoding sensor histidine kinase has translation MWRSGQRGWQGAAADVALALVLLGFGLLATGLAGNNQPGSRPVDAACRALIAVAALALLARRRAPVATLAAVAVAISTYLVLGYPYGPILLTFLIAVYTVAARLPVRPAALATAGAFVLLLPHVFFSRGPAPGWTGVLPASAWAVVPFAVGVVVRVNREAAARDRVEQARSRAEQARRQADEERLRIAQEVHDVVGHGLAAISMQAEIALHLLPKRPEQAETALTAISRTSREALDELRVTLGAVRRGADRGPVPGLARLPALQDRLAGAGLAVELRVSGDHRELPVLVDLAAYRVVQEALTNVLRHAEVASAEVTVDYRADDVTVEIVDRGSLAARGGLDSADDETAGHGLAGMRERVTALGGQLAIGPRADGGFRVYARLPVEPVA, from the coding sequence ATGTGGCGCAGCGGACAGCGGGGGTGGCAGGGGGCGGCGGCAGACGTCGCGCTCGCCCTGGTGCTGCTCGGGTTCGGGCTGCTCGCCACCGGCCTGGCCGGGAACAACCAGCCGGGGTCGAGGCCGGTGGACGCCGCCTGCCGCGCGCTGATCGCGGTCGCCGCGCTCGCCCTGCTGGCCCGGCGGCGCGCCCCGGTCGCCACCCTCGCCGCCGTCGCCGTGGCCATCTCGACGTACCTGGTGCTCGGGTACCCGTACGGGCCGATCCTGCTCACGTTCCTGATCGCGGTGTACACCGTCGCCGCCCGGCTGCCGGTGCGCCCGGCGGCGCTGGCCACCGCCGGGGCGTTCGTCCTGTTGTTGCCGCACGTCTTCTTCTCCCGCGGCCCGGCCCCCGGGTGGACGGGAGTGCTGCCCGCGTCGGCCTGGGCGGTCGTACCGTTCGCGGTGGGGGTGGTGGTGCGGGTCAACCGGGAGGCTGCCGCCCGTGACCGTGTCGAGCAGGCCCGTAGTCGCGCCGAACAGGCCCGGCGTCAGGCCGACGAGGAGCGGTTGCGCATCGCGCAGGAGGTGCACGACGTGGTGGGCCACGGGCTGGCCGCGATCAGCATGCAGGCGGAGATCGCCCTGCACCTGCTGCCGAAACGGCCGGAGCAGGCGGAGACCGCGCTGACCGCGATCAGTCGGACCAGCCGGGAGGCGCTGGACGAGCTGCGGGTCACCCTGGGCGCGGTACGGCGGGGTGCGGACCGTGGGCCGGTGCCCGGTCTGGCCCGGCTTCCCGCGCTGCAAGATCGGCTCGCCGGGGCTGGGCTCGCCGTGGAGCTGCGGGTGTCCGGTGATCATCGAGAGTTGCCGGTGCTGGTGGACCTTGCCGCGTACCGGGTGGTGCAGGAGGCGTTGACCAACGTGCTGCGCCATGCCGAGGTGGCCAGCGCCGAGGTGACCGTCGACTACCGCGCCGACGACGTGACCGTCGAGATCGTCGACCGGGGCAGCCTCGCCGCCCGGGGCGGGCTGGATTCGGCCGACGACGAGACCGCCGGGCACGGCCTGGCCGGGATGCGGGAGCGGGTGACCGCGCTGGGTGGCCAGTTGGCCATCGGGCCGCGGGCCGACGGCGGGTTCCGGGTGTACGCCCGGCTGCCCGTGGAGCCGGTCGCGTGA
- the rpsP gene encoding 30S ribosomal protein S16: MAVKIRLLRMGKIRNPQYRIVIADSRTKRDGRAIEFVGIYQPKEDPSIIEVKSERVQYWLSVGAQPSEAVQRLLELTGDWQKYKGLPAPPPLLVAPERADRKAAYEVEAKAAAGLAPETPAKPAKKAAKAAEAPKAEDPKTEAEAEAPKTEAAAEAPKADASADAPAAAAGEQA, translated from the coding sequence GTGGCCGTAAAGATCCGGCTCCTGCGGATGGGCAAGATCCGCAACCCGCAGTACCGCATCGTCATCGCCGACTCGCGCACCAAGCGTGACGGTCGGGCGATCGAGTTCGTCGGGATTTACCAGCCCAAGGAAGACCCTTCGATCATCGAGGTCAAGTCGGAGCGGGTCCAGTACTGGCTGTCCGTCGGCGCTCAGCCGAGCGAGGCGGTGCAGCGGCTGCTGGAGCTGACCGGTGACTGGCAGAAGTACAAGGGTCTGCCGGCCCCGCCGCCGCTGTTGGTCGCCCCCGAGCGGGCCGACCGCAAGGCGGCGTACGAGGTTGAGGCGAAGGCCGCCGCCGGGCTCGCCCCGGAGACCCCGGCCAAGCCGGCCAAGAAGGCCGCCAAGGCTGCTGAGGCTCCGAAGGCTGAGGATCCGAAGACCGAGGCTGAGGCTGAGGCTCCGAAGACCGAGGCTGCGGCTGAGGCTCCGAAGGCTGACGCTTCTGCTGACGCCCCGGCCGCCGCTGCCGGTGAGCAGGCCTGA
- a CDS encoding amidohydrolase family protein, translated as MALHVRGVLLPDDEVRDLWLVGDRVTFTPVPGAETVVDGGFVLPGLVDAHCHLGIARGGAPITSLDQARELAHVDRDAGVLAIRDAGSPYPYPELDDDPDLPRLARAGRHVAPPKRYLRDIGVEVDAAEVASTVAAQARAGNGWVKLVGDWIDRGVGDLSPAWDADTLTAAVQAAHDAGVRAAVHTFSESAVEIMVRAGVDSVEHGTGLSLDLIDEMARQGTALVPTMINIATFGGIAEQARDKFPGYAEHMLALRDGFPEVVRAAHEAGVPIYVGTDAGGGIDHGLAAEEMLLLHERAGMAPIDVLAAASWGAREWLGFPGLVEGGLADLTVYPEDPRRDLRVVRAPSRTILRGRIVR; from the coding sequence ATGGCTCTTCACGTGCGCGGTGTGCTGCTCCCCGACGACGAGGTACGGGATCTCTGGCTGGTCGGCGACCGGGTGACCTTCACCCCGGTGCCGGGTGCGGAGACGGTCGTCGACGGTGGTTTCGTCCTGCCGGGGCTGGTCGACGCGCACTGCCACCTCGGCATCGCCCGTGGTGGCGCCCCGATCACCTCGCTCGACCAGGCCCGCGAGTTGGCCCACGTCGACCGGGACGCCGGGGTGCTGGCGATCCGCGACGCCGGCTCGCCGTACCCGTACCCCGAATTGGACGACGATCCGGACCTGCCGCGACTGGCCCGCGCCGGCCGCCACGTCGCGCCGCCGAAGCGCTACCTGCGCGACATCGGCGTGGAGGTCGACGCGGCCGAGGTGGCGTCCACGGTGGCCGCGCAGGCGCGGGCCGGCAACGGCTGGGTCAAGCTGGTCGGCGACTGGATCGACCGGGGCGTGGGTGATCTGTCGCCGGCCTGGGACGCGGACACCCTCACCGCCGCCGTCCAGGCCGCGCACGACGCCGGGGTACGCGCCGCGGTGCACACCTTCTCCGAGTCCGCTGTCGAGATCATGGTGCGGGCCGGTGTCGACTCGGTGGAGCACGGCACCGGGTTGAGCCTCGACCTGATCGACGAGATGGCCCGCCAGGGCACCGCACTGGTCCCCACGATGATCAATATCGCCACCTTCGGGGGTATCGCCGAACAGGCGCGGGACAAGTTCCCCGGGTACGCCGAGCACATGCTCGCACTGCGGGACGGCTTCCCCGAGGTGGTGCGCGCCGCGCACGAGGCGGGCGTGCCGATCTACGTGGGCACCGACGCCGGTGGCGGCATCGACCACGGGCTGGCCGCCGAGGAGATGCTGCTGCTGCACGAGCGGGCCGGCATGGCACCGATCGACGTGCTCGCCGCCGCCTCCTGGGGCGCCCGGGAGTGGCTCGGCTTCCCCGGCCTGGTCGAGGGTGGCCTCGCCGACCTGACCGTCTACCCCGAGGACCCCCGCCGCGACCTGCGCGTCGTCCGCGCGCCCTCCCGCACGATCCTCCGCGGCCGCATCGTCCGCTGA
- a CDS encoding [protein-PII] uridylyltransferase — translation MTSLIKKNASGHAVDGDANLLINEVVGVPGGIGEAARLSRAAAYDSFLRGLLPAREGVALLAVGGLGRRQCAPYSDLDLVLLHAGVPGTDELAASIWYPIWDAGLRLDHSVRTVAEALSVAQDDVKVALGLLDARLVVGDQALADALIRTAADHWRRTAVRHLPGLREVTEARWQAHGELAFLLEGDLKEAAGGLRDVGLLRAISAAGITDALRPAVHAAHLRLLDTRDALHQQVGRRIDRLVAQERDGVAALLGLEDGDALLRRVAGDARTVSHALDDAFRAADRLRSGRSRGGNGRPARRPVARDVVEHDGELVLARTAIGARPDPSLSLRVAAAAATTRLPIARATCEWLAAYCPPLPAPWPAEARAALTTLLGAGPGLVPAWETCDRYGLVDGWLPEWTRLRSLPQHNPVHRYTLDRHLVQTAHEASRHAREVERPDLLLLGALLHDIGKGLTGDHSTVGVPLAQAVATRVGLPPAEVELIGTLVRLHLLLPDVATRRDLSDPVTIASVAEAVGDTGTLDVLHALVRADAAATGPAAWSDWKGRLVAELVARVRTALDTGVLPEPPAPDPALLAGPLPVVHLTGDRVSVAAADRRGLLATVAGCLALHRLEVISADASVVDGRALVECRVQPRYGLEPDPVPLRADLRRAVGGDVSVTQRLRGRALAARGGGAAPRVVWHREAATDAVLLELRAADAAGLLYRVACALDDAGALVRAARISTLGADVVDAFYLVGGWPDDEARARLEAAVLAAV, via the coding sequence ATGACCTCGTTGATCAAGAAGAACGCGTCAGGACACGCCGTTGACGGCGACGCGAACCTCTTGATCAACGAGGTCGTCGGCGTTCCCGGGGGGATCGGGGAGGCGGCTCGGTTGTCGCGGGCTGCGGCTTACGACTCGTTCTTGCGCGGGTTGTTGCCTGCTCGGGAGGGCGTGGCACTGCTGGCTGTCGGGGGGTTGGGTCGGCGGCAGTGCGCCCCGTACAGCGATCTCGATCTGGTTCTGCTGCACGCGGGTGTGCCGGGCACGGACGAGTTGGCCGCCTCGATCTGGTACCCGATCTGGGACGCGGGCCTACGGCTCGACCATTCGGTACGCACCGTCGCCGAGGCGCTCTCGGTGGCCCAGGACGACGTCAAGGTCGCCCTCGGGCTGCTCGATGCCCGGCTTGTCGTGGGCGACCAGGCGCTGGCCGACGCGCTGATCCGCACCGCCGCCGATCATTGGCGGCGCACCGCCGTACGTCACCTGCCCGGCCTGCGGGAGGTCACCGAGGCCCGCTGGCAGGCGCACGGTGAGCTGGCGTTCCTGCTGGAGGGCGACCTCAAGGAGGCCGCCGGTGGCCTGCGCGACGTGGGTCTGCTGCGGGCGATCTCCGCCGCCGGCATCACCGACGCGCTGCGGCCGGCCGTGCACGCCGCCCACCTACGCCTGCTGGACACCCGCGACGCCCTGCACCAGCAGGTCGGCCGGCGGATCGACCGGTTGGTCGCCCAGGAGCGCGACGGAGTGGCCGCGCTGCTCGGTCTAGAAGACGGCGACGCCCTCCTGCGCCGGGTCGCCGGTGATGCCCGCACGGTCAGCCACGCTCTGGACGACGCCTTCCGTGCCGCCGACCGGTTGCGCTCCGGCCGGTCCCGAGGCGGCAACGGTCGCCCCGCGCGCCGCCCGGTGGCCCGCGACGTGGTCGAGCACGACGGCGAGCTCGTGCTGGCCCGGACGGCGATCGGGGCACGCCCCGACCCGAGCCTCTCGCTGCGGGTGGCCGCCGCGGCGGCCACGACCCGACTCCCGATCGCCCGGGCCACCTGCGAGTGGCTGGCGGCCTACTGCCCGCCACTGCCCGCGCCCTGGCCGGCCGAGGCCCGGGCCGCACTGACCACCCTGCTCGGCGCCGGTCCCGGTCTGGTGCCCGCCTGGGAGACCTGCGACCGGTACGGGCTGGTCGACGGCTGGCTGCCCGAGTGGACCCGGCTGCGCAGCCTGCCCCAGCACAACCCGGTGCACCGCTACACCCTCGACCGGCACCTCGTGCAGACCGCCCACGAGGCCAGCCGGCACGCCCGCGAGGTGGAACGCCCCGACCTGCTGCTCCTCGGTGCTCTCCTGCACGACATCGGCAAGGGCCTCACCGGTGATCACAGCACCGTCGGGGTGCCACTGGCCCAGGCGGTGGCGACCCGGGTCGGTCTGCCGCCCGCCGAAGTCGAGTTGATCGGCACGCTGGTCCGGTTGCATCTGCTGCTGCCCGACGTGGCCACCCGCCGGGACCTGTCCGACCCGGTAACCATTGCCTCGGTGGCCGAGGCGGTCGGTGACACCGGCACCCTCGACGTGCTGCACGCGCTGGTCCGCGCCGACGCGGCGGCGACCGGGCCGGCGGCCTGGTCGGACTGGAAGGGCCGACTCGTCGCCGAGCTCGTCGCCCGGGTCCGCACCGCACTGGACACCGGCGTACTGCCCGAACCGCCCGCCCCGGACCCGGCGCTGCTGGCCGGGCCACTGCCGGTCGTCCACCTGACCGGGGACCGGGTGTCGGTCGCCGCGGCCGACCGGCGTGGCCTGCTCGCCACGGTTGCCGGCTGCCTGGCCCTGCACCGACTGGAAGTGATCTCCGCGGATGCCTCGGTGGTGGACGGCCGCGCCCTGGTCGAGTGCCGGGTGCAACCCCGCTACGGCCTCGAGCCGGACCCGGTCCCGCTCCGCGCCGACCTGCGTCGGGCGGTCGGCGGTGATGTGTCGGTCACCCAGCGCCTACGCGGCCGTGCGCTCGCCGCCCGTGGCGGCGGCGCTGCTCCCCGGGTGGTCTGGCACCGCGAGGCGGCCACCGACGCGGTGCTGCTGGAGTTGCGTGCCGCCGACGCCGCCGGGTTGCTCTACCGGGTCGCCTGCGCGCTCGACGACGCGGGTGCCCTGGTCCGCGCGGCCCGCATCTCCACTCTCGGGGCCGACGTGGTGGACGCCTTCTACCTGGTGGGCGGTTGGCCGGACGACGAGGCCCGAGCACGCCTGGAGGCCGCAGTCCTCGCCGCCGTCTGA
- a CDS encoding TetR/AcrR family transcriptional regulator, which translates to MVTSTDSPRQRLRDTIVDAARARTIAAGWDAVRMGGVATTAGVSRQTVYNEFGSKAGLAEALARAEVDRFVGDVRAALLAHGTDVRAGAYAAIAHTLAAAADNPLVKAILTSARGGSDELLPYLTTRAEVVLTEASGALIEWAGDHLPGADAAALAFAADTIVRLVVSHIVLPQDPIEQTATALADLAVRLFSAAARPAL; encoded by the coding sequence ATGGTTACCTCGACGGACTCGCCGCGCCAGCGGCTGCGGGACACGATCGTGGACGCCGCCCGCGCGCGGACCATCGCCGCCGGGTGGGACGCGGTCCGGATGGGCGGGGTGGCCACCACGGCCGGGGTGAGCCGGCAGACCGTCTACAACGAGTTCGGTAGCAAAGCGGGGCTCGCCGAGGCCCTCGCCCGAGCTGAGGTGGACCGCTTCGTCGGCGACGTCCGTGCCGCGCTGCTCGCCCACGGCACCGACGTGCGGGCCGGCGCGTACGCGGCCATCGCGCACACCCTCGCCGCAGCGGCCGACAACCCGCTGGTCAAGGCAATCCTGACCAGTGCCCGAGGCGGGTCGGACGAGCTGCTGCCGTACCTCACCACCCGGGCCGAGGTGGTGCTCACCGAGGCGTCCGGCGCGCTGATCGAGTGGGCCGGCGACCACCTGCCCGGGGCGGACGCGGCCGCACTCGCCTTCGCCGCCGACACCATCGTCCGCCTGGTGGTCAGCCACATCGTGCTTCCCCAGGACCCGATCGAGCAGACCGCCACGGCCCTGGCCGACCTCGCCGTACGCCTCTTCAGCGCCGCGGCCCGCCCGGCCCTCTGA
- the proS gene encoding proline--tRNA ligase, whose amino-acid sequence MARVLTPRAEDFPRWYQDLIAKAKLADNGPVRGTMVIRPAGYAIWERMQLEMDARIKAAGAENAYFPLFIPESYLKREAQHVEGFSPELAVVTHGGGKPLAEPVVVRPTSETVIGEFMAKWIDSYRDLPLLLNQWANVVRWELRPRIFLRTSEFLWQEGHTAHATREDARAYARRILHEAYEDLMVNVIGIPVVVGLKTARERFAGATATYTCEGMMGDGKALQLGTSHELGQNFSKAFDISYSSAEGGREHAWTTSWGTSTRMLGGLIMAHGDDNGLRVPPRLAPIQAYVMVVKDGEGVAEAAAKLRDSLRDAGVRVALDDRTDTPFGRRAVDAELRGYPVRVEVGPRDLVAGNAVVVRRTDGSKSPTPVADVVGAVLAALETDQQVLHDQALANRESRTVEVATLAEAIEAAATGWARVPWSAVGVAGEAEANGQGVTVRCLLRADGSVPDSEDEPDLIAILARAY is encoded by the coding sequence ATGGCACGCGTGCTCACTCCCCGTGCGGAGGATTTCCCCCGCTGGTACCAGGACCTCATCGCCAAGGCAAAGCTGGCCGACAACGGCCCGGTTCGCGGCACGATGGTCATCCGACCGGCCGGCTATGCCATCTGGGAGCGTATGCAGCTCGAGATGGACGCCCGGATCAAGGCGGCGGGAGCCGAGAACGCGTACTTCCCGCTGTTCATCCCGGAGAGCTACCTCAAGCGCGAGGCGCAGCACGTCGAGGGCTTCTCGCCGGAGCTGGCGGTCGTCACGCACGGTGGCGGCAAGCCCCTCGCCGAGCCGGTGGTGGTGCGCCCCACCAGCGAGACGGTGATCGGCGAGTTCATGGCCAAGTGGATCGACTCGTACCGGGACCTGCCGCTGCTGCTCAACCAGTGGGCGAACGTGGTCCGGTGGGAGCTGCGCCCGCGGATCTTCCTGCGTACCAGCGAGTTCCTCTGGCAGGAGGGGCACACCGCGCACGCCACCCGTGAGGACGCCCGTGCGTACGCGCGGCGGATCCTGCACGAGGCGTACGAGGACCTGATGGTCAACGTGATCGGCATCCCGGTCGTGGTGGGCCTGAAGACGGCGCGTGAGCGGTTCGCCGGCGCGACGGCCACGTACACCTGCGAAGGCATGATGGGCGACGGCAAGGCGCTCCAGCTGGGCACCAGCCACGAGTTGGGCCAGAACTTCTCCAAGGCGTTCGACATCAGCTACTCCTCGGCCGAGGGCGGCCGCGAGCACGCCTGGACCACCTCCTGGGGCACGTCGACCCGGATGCTCGGCGGCCTGATCATGGCGCACGGCGACGACAACGGCCTGCGCGTGCCGCCGAGGCTGGCGCCGATCCAGGCGTACGTCATGGTGGTCAAGGATGGCGAGGGTGTCGCCGAGGCGGCGGCCAAGCTGCGCGACAGCCTGCGCGACGCCGGTGTCCGGGTCGCGCTCGACGACCGGACCGACACTCCGTTCGGCCGCCGGGCCGTCGACGCCGAGCTGCGTGGCTATCCGGTACGCGTCGAGGTCGGCCCCCGTGACCTGGTTGCCGGCAACGCGGTGGTGGTGCGTCGCACCGACGGGTCGAAGTCCCCGACGCCGGTGGCCGACGTGGTTGGCGCGGTGCTGGCCGCGCTGGAGACCGACCAGCAGGTGCTGCACGACCAGGCGCTGGCCAACCGCGAATCGCGCACGGTGGAGGTGGCCACCCTCGCCGAGGCGATCGAGGCCGCCGCAACCGGCTGGGCGCGGGTGCCGTGGTCGGCGGTCGGCGTGGCCGGCGAGGCCGAGGCGAACGGTCAGGGCGTCACGGTGCGCTGCCTGCTGCGCGCCGATGGTTCGGTGCCGGATTCCGAGGACGAACCCGACCTGATCGCCATCCTCGCCCGCGCCTACTGA
- a CDS encoding RNA-binding protein — MPLRPALEHLVKGIVDHPDDVRVRMVDSRRGKRLEVRVHPEDLGTVIGRSGRTAKALRQVIGSIGGRGVRVDIVDSY; from the coding sequence ATGCCTCTGCGTCCGGCGTTGGAGCACCTGGTCAAGGGAATCGTCGACCACCCGGACGACGTCCGGGTGCGGATGGTCGATTCCCGTCGGGGCAAGCGGCTCGAAGTCCGCGTGCACCCCGAGGACCTCGGCACTGTGATCGGGCGGTCCGGTCGGACCGCCAAGGCGCTGCGCCAGGTGATCGGCTCCATCGGCGGGCGCGGGGTACGCGTCGACATCGTCGACTCGTACTGA